A stretch of Nonomuraea africana DNA encodes these proteins:
- a CDS encoding UPF0182 family protein, producing the protein MRLPRRPRLLLPVAIALVAIVAFFFLFSGIYTDYLWFDSVRATSVFSGVLLTEIALFVVGALFMVGIVGGNMLLAFRMRPMFGPAMFGGGSGADRYRLALDPHRKLIFLIGMAVLALFAGSSFAGQWKTWLAFVNGTAFNKTDELFKMDISFFMFDYPFIRMVLNFLFTAVILAIVMAAITHYLYGGFRLQSPGVHASRAARVHLSVLLGVFVLLKAVAYWIDRYGLVFSDRGFVHGASYTDVSAVLPAKTILAFIALICAALFFAGVVRPGGMLPGVSFGLLVLSAILIGGVYPALVEQFQVKPNQQQREASYIGRNIAATRDAYGVSDAEVIDYTAQSDPSKVTADGDVSVSGVRLLDPNLVAKTYQQKQRIRGFYDFPTQLDVDRYKDNGGPVPRDHVVAVRELTAPPAQQNNWINKHLVYTHGYGFVAAPGNEVDSEGLPNFDAKDMPVTGTLGEKIKEPRVYFGEQMATEYVVAGGPNAKQGQGQELDFPESGGTGQANTTYTGQGGVPVGSFFNRLVYAAKYGEVNMLLSSDINDASKILYERDPRERVAKVAPFLTLDGNPYPAIVDGRITWIVDGYTLSNDYPYSQSKSLAEMTQDLATVRGVVAQQPRDQINYIRNSVKATVDAYDGTVTLYAWDPADPLLQTWQKAFPGIIQAKSKMSQDLRDHIRYPEDLFKVQRDILSQYHIENPNAFYSGQDFWNVPFDPSQGDKDVKQAPYYLTTTMPKQQPSFSLTTTFVPRQGPNLAAFMSVDATDGPGYGKLRILRMPSNTSIPGPGQAQNNFQNKFSGELNLLGLGNATVRYGNLLTLPFADGLVYIEPVYVQTAAAAGQEPFPILKRVLVAYGSTVGSGSTLKEALGQVFSGKAAEQPTTGQPQTGEQPAVTGATAKLISDAQKAYDDANKALSSTPPDWVKYGEAQKRLQDALNALGRTSAVQPSPTPTTTPPATPSPTPTGTVSPSPAATPSS; encoded by the coding sequence ATGCGCCTGCCCCGCCGACCGCGACTGCTTCTTCCTGTCGCGATCGCCCTGGTGGCGATCGTGGCATTCTTCTTCTTGTTCTCGGGCATCTACACCGACTACCTCTGGTTCGACTCCGTCAGGGCCACCTCCGTCTTCTCCGGGGTGCTGCTGACCGAGATCGCGCTGTTCGTGGTCGGAGCCCTCTTCATGGTCGGCATCGTCGGCGGCAACATGCTGCTGGCCTTCAGGATGCGGCCGATGTTCGGCCCCGCGATGTTCGGCGGCGGCAGCGGCGCCGACCGCTACCGGCTGGCGCTCGATCCCCACCGCAAGCTGATCTTCCTCATCGGCATGGCCGTGCTCGCGCTCTTCGCGGGCTCGTCGTTCGCCGGGCAGTGGAAGACCTGGCTGGCGTTCGTCAACGGCACGGCGTTCAACAAGACGGACGAGCTGTTCAAGATGGACATCTCGTTCTTCATGTTCGACTACCCGTTCATCAGGATGGTGCTGAACTTCCTGTTCACCGCGGTCATCCTGGCCATCGTCATGGCGGCGATCACGCACTACCTGTACGGCGGTTTCCGGCTGCAGTCGCCCGGCGTCCACGCCTCGCGCGCGGCCCGCGTGCACCTGTCGGTGCTGCTGGGCGTCTTCGTCCTGCTGAAGGCCGTCGCCTACTGGATCGACCGCTACGGCCTGGTCTTCTCCGACCGCGGCTTCGTCCACGGCGCCTCCTACACCGACGTCAGCGCGGTCCTGCCGGCCAAGACGATCCTCGCGTTCATCGCGCTGATCTGCGCGGCGCTCTTCTTCGCCGGCGTCGTACGGCCGGGCGGCATGCTGCCGGGCGTCTCCTTCGGCCTGCTGGTCCTCTCGGCCATCCTGATCGGCGGCGTCTACCCCGCCCTGGTCGAGCAGTTCCAGGTCAAGCCCAACCAGCAGCAGCGTGAGGCGTCCTACATCGGACGCAACATCGCCGCGACCAGAGACGCGTACGGCGTGTCCGACGCCGAGGTCATCGACTACACCGCGCAGTCCGACCCCAGCAAGGTCACCGCCGACGGCGACGTCTCGGTCTCCGGCGTCCGGCTGCTCGATCCCAACCTGGTCGCCAAGACCTACCAGCAGAAGCAGCGCATCCGAGGCTTCTACGACTTCCCCACCCAGCTCGACGTCGACCGCTACAAGGACAACGGCGGTCCCGTCCCGCGCGACCACGTGGTGGCCGTGCGCGAGCTGACGGCCCCGCCCGCGCAGCAGAACAACTGGATCAACAAGCACCTCGTCTACACCCACGGCTACGGCTTCGTGGCGGCGCCGGGCAACGAGGTCGACTCCGAGGGCCTGCCCAACTTCGACGCCAAGGACATGCCGGTCACCGGCACGCTGGGCGAGAAGATCAAGGAGCCGCGCGTCTACTTCGGCGAGCAGATGGCCACCGAGTACGTCGTCGCGGGCGGCCCCAATGCCAAGCAGGGCCAGGGCCAGGAGCTCGACTTCCCCGAGAGCGGCGGCACCGGCCAGGCCAACACCACCTACACCGGCCAGGGCGGCGTTCCCGTCGGCTCGTTCTTCAACAGGCTGGTCTACGCGGCGAAGTACGGAGAGGTGAACATGCTCCTCTCCAGCGACATCAACGACGCCTCGAAGATCCTCTACGAGCGTGACCCGCGCGAGCGCGTCGCCAAGGTGGCGCCGTTCCTCACCCTCGACGGCAACCCCTACCCGGCGATCGTCGACGGGCGCATCACCTGGATCGTCGACGGCTACACCTTGTCGAACGACTACCCCTACTCGCAGAGCAAGTCGCTGGCCGAGATGACCCAGGACCTGGCGACCGTCAGGGGCGTCGTGGCGCAGCAGCCGCGCGACCAGATCAACTACATCCGCAACTCGGTCAAGGCCACGGTCGACGCCTACGACGGCACGGTCACCCTCTACGCGTGGGACCCCGCCGATCCGCTGCTGCAGACCTGGCAGAAGGCCTTCCCCGGCATCATCCAGGCGAAGTCGAAGATGAGCCAGGACCTCAGGGACCACATCCGCTACCCGGAAGACCTGTTCAAGGTGCAGCGCGACATCCTGTCGCAGTACCACATCGAGAACCCCAACGCCTTCTACAGCGGCCAGGACTTCTGGAACGTCCCCTTCGACCCCTCCCAGGGCGACAAGGACGTCAAGCAGGCGCCGTACTACCTGACGACCACGATGCCGAAGCAGCAGCCGTCGTTCTCGCTGACGACGACGTTCGTGCCGCGCCAGGGCCCCAACCTGGCGGCGTTCATGTCCGTCGACGCGACCGATGGCCCGGGGTACGGCAAGCTGCGCATCCTGCGCATGCCGTCCAACACCTCGATCCCCGGTCCCGGACAGGCGCAGAACAACTTCCAGAACAAGTTCTCCGGTGAGCTCAACCTGCTCGGCCTGGGCAACGCCACGGTCCGCTACGGCAACCTGCTGACGCTGCCCTTCGCCGACGGCCTGGTCTACATCGAACCGGTGTACGTCCAGACCGCCGCGGCTGCGGGTCAGGAGCCCTTCCCGATCCTCAAGCGCGTCCTGGTGGCCTACGGCAGCACGGTCGGCTCCGGCAGCACCCTGAAGGAGGCGCTCGGCCAGGTGTTCAGCGGCAAGGCCGCCGAGCAGCCCACCACCGGTCAGCCGCAGACGGGCGAGCAGCCCGCCGTCACCGGCGCCACCGCCAAGCTGATCAGCGACGCCCAGAAGGCGTACGACGACGCCAACAAGGCGCTGTCGAGCACGCCGCCCGACTGGGTGAAGTACGGCGAGGCGCAGAAGCGACTGCAGGACGCGCTCAACGCCCTCGGCCGCACGTCCGCCGTCCAGCCCTCACCGACCCCGACGACCACGCCTCCGGCGACCCCGTCACCGACGCCTACCGGCACGGTTTCACCGTCGCCAGCCGCTACGCCGTCTTCTTGA
- a CDS encoding PDZ domain-containing protein, whose protein sequence is MSRRALTLMVAGFLVLALGITGAVIDVPYVVLRPGPTENTIGEVDKKPVISINGRQTYPTSGMLSLVTVSYEGGPAARPDLLTALRGWVDPNSAVVPEDSIFPRSQTAEEVEQENTAEMTSSQDNATAAALTEMKIDYSMVPTVLSVEKSAPAAGKLKPGDELRAVDGSAVNTVEQVSAAVKAHKPGEEIAFSISRDGQEQSVTIKAAASKQGTAMVGIVMQAKYKFPFKVTISVGDVGGPSAGMMFALGIIDKLTPGEMTGGKAIAGTGTITPEGQVGAIGGIAQKMVGAKDAGATVFLTPADNCAEAVQAVPEGLRLVKAETLHGAVQALDALRTGKGAVPSCTAG, encoded by the coding sequence ATGTCACGACGTGCGCTCACTCTGATGGTGGCGGGCTTCCTGGTGCTCGCGCTCGGCATCACGGGAGCGGTGATCGACGTGCCGTACGTCGTGCTGCGGCCAGGCCCCACCGAGAACACGATCGGCGAGGTCGACAAGAAGCCGGTGATCTCGATCAACGGGCGGCAGACCTACCCCACGAGCGGCATGCTCAGCCTGGTCACAGTTTCCTACGAAGGCGGCCCGGCCGCCCGGCCCGACCTGCTGACCGCCCTGCGCGGCTGGGTCGACCCGAACTCCGCGGTCGTGCCCGAAGACTCGATCTTCCCTCGTTCCCAGACGGCGGAGGAGGTCGAGCAGGAGAACACGGCGGAGATGACCAGCTCCCAGGACAACGCGACCGCCGCGGCCCTGACAGAGATGAAGATCGACTACTCGATGGTGCCCACGGTGCTGTCGGTGGAGAAGTCCGCGCCCGCGGCCGGCAAGCTCAAGCCCGGGGACGAGCTGCGCGCTGTCGACGGCAGCGCCGTCAACACGGTCGAGCAGGTCTCGGCCGCGGTCAAGGCGCACAAGCCGGGCGAGGAGATCGCCTTCTCCATCTCGAGGGACGGCCAGGAGCAGTCGGTCACGATCAAGGCCGCCGCCTCCAAGCAGGGCACCGCGATGGTCGGCATCGTCATGCAGGCCAAGTACAAGTTCCCCTTCAAGGTCACCATCAGCGTCGGCGACGTCGGCGGCCCGAGCGCGGGCATGATGTTCGCCCTCGGCATCATCGACAAGCTCACCCCCGGCGAGATGACCGGCGGCAAGGCGATCGCGGGCACCGGCACCATCACCCCCGAGGGCCAGGTCGGGGCGATCGGCGGCATCGCGCAGAAGATGGTCGGGGCGAAGGACGCGGGCGCCACCGTCTTCCTCACCCCGGCCGACAACTGCGCCGAGGCGGTGCAGGCGGTCCCCGAAGGGTTGCGCCTGGTGAAGGCCGAGACGCTCCACGGCGCGGTCCAGGCGCTCGACGCGCTCAGGACCGGCAAGGGCGCGGTGCCTTCCTGCACGGCCGGGTGA